The proteins below are encoded in one region of bacterium:
- a CDS encoding DUF481 domain-containing protein — protein sequence MPTARILFAAAVALVVGASNAHAGVILNTLEGYDNAEPGWSGGVDALFSASGGNTERVLLESGGKVQWQNESHRWRLQASGSYEESGGTETARNVVGHLRHNRDLPGPWATVSFAQVQHNPFQRLRSRWLFGFGPRYDFVRDERGLAAVGFTPMLEIERLDDEVGHTARGRASFFLHLAYKLSPHAQLDGVVFWQPLFSDVSASRATGNLTLAVDVVGEVDLKVGAVVEHNERAPSGVEKTDWSTFTGLGVTF from the coding sequence ATGCCGACCGCCCGGATCCTGTTCGCTGCCGCCGTGGCCCTCGTCGTGGGGGCGTCGAATGCCCACGCCGGCGTCATCCTCAACACCCTCGAAGGCTACGACAACGCCGAACCGGGCTGGTCGGGCGGCGTCGACGCGCTGTTCTCCGCCAGCGGCGGCAACACCGAGCGCGTGCTGCTCGAATCGGGCGGCAAGGTGCAGTGGCAGAACGAGTCGCATCGCTGGCGGCTGCAGGCCAGCGGCAGCTACGAGGAGAGCGGCGGCACCGAGACGGCGCGCAACGTGGTCGGGCATCTGCGCCACAACCGCGACCTGCCGGGCCCCTGGGCCACCGTCAGCTTCGCCCAGGTGCAGCACAATCCCTTCCAGCGCCTGCGGTCGCGCTGGCTCTTCGGCTTCGGACCCCGCTACGACTTCGTGCGGGATGAGCGCGGGCTCGCGGCGGTCGGCTTCACGCCCATGCTCGAGATCGAGCGGCTCGACGACGAGGTGGGGCACACGGCGCGGGGGCGGGCATCCTTCTTCCTGCACCTGGCCTACAAGCTCTCGCCGCACGCCCAGCTCGACGGCGTCGTCTTCTGGCAGCCGCTGTTCAGCGACGTGTCGGCGTCGCGGGCGACGGGCAATCTCACCCTTGCGGTCGACGTGGTGGGCGAGGTCGACCTGAAGGTGGGCGCCGTCGTGGAGCACAACGAGCGCGCCCCGAGCGGGGTGGAGAAGACGGACTGGAGCACGTTCACCGGACTGGGTGTGACCTTCTGA
- a CDS encoding right-handed parallel beta-helix repeat-containing protein, whose product MGSRLLCSILLLVSLAATAPAATLVVDATSGPYYSIPAAVAAAAPGDEILVSPGVWDDGVITIGCDLTLTGQSGSGATFIDGRGAARGIHVTGGATATITGFTIRDTYASDGAGIHVDFASVATLRGCALIGNNASYVGGAGYVRHAGSQLSFVACAFIDNYAPLNAGGVGISLGSRCEFDACYFEGNRSISMAGAIANFANSPVSVTNSFFVRNSGGECGAIRIYDAPAEIVGNTFHDNNSGEGTLYLNTSYRVLITNNIFSHDSGFGIGGGADKLYPSCNLYDGNVRGPSQAHALTPTEVDGPALFCAPEAGIFALCTNSPALAANNVCGLMGASDETCGACGPVAVEDQAWGTVKSMFR is encoded by the coding sequence GTGGGATCTCGTCTGCTCTGTTCGATCCTGTTGCTCGTTTCACTCGCCGCGACCGCACCCGCCGCCACCCTCGTCGTCGACGCGACCAGCGGCCCCTACTATTCGATCCCCGCGGCGGTGGCGGCCGCAGCGCCGGGCGACGAGATTCTCGTCTCCCCCGGCGTCTGGGACGACGGGGTCATCACCATCGGCTGCGACCTGACCCTGACCGGACAGTCCGGCTCCGGCGCCACCTTCATCGACGGCCGGGGCGCGGCGCGGGGCATCCACGTCACCGGCGGCGCGACCGCGACGATCACCGGCTTCACGATCCGCGACACGTACGCCTCTGACGGGGCCGGCATCCACGTGGACTTCGCGTCGGTGGCGACGCTCCGGGGCTGCGCCCTGATCGGCAACAACGCGAGCTACGTCGGCGGCGCCGGCTACGTCCGCCACGCGGGTTCGCAGCTGTCCTTCGTCGCCTGCGCCTTCATCGACAACTACGCGCCGCTGAATGCGGGGGGCGTGGGCATTTCGCTGGGCTCCCGCTGCGAGTTCGACGCATGCTACTTCGAGGGCAACCGCAGCATCTCCATGGCGGGTGCCATCGCCAACTTCGCCAACTCCCCCGTCTCGGTCACCAACTCGTTCTTCGTGCGGAACTCGGGCGGCGAGTGCGGGGCCATCCGGATCTACGACGCCCCGGCCGAGATCGTCGGCAACACCTTCCACGACAACAACTCCGGCGAAGGGACGTTGTACCTCAACACCAGCTACCGGGTGCTGATCACCAACAACATCTTCAGCCACGACTCGGGATTCGGGATCGGCGGCGGCGCCGACAAGCTGTACCCGTCCTGCAATCTCTACGACGGGAACGTTCGCGGCCCGAGCCAGGCCCACGCACTGACCCCGACCGAAGTGGACGGCCCGGCCCTGTTCTGCGCCCCCGAAGCCGGCATCTTCGCCCTCTGCACGAACTCGCCCGCCCTGGCCGCCAACAACGTCTGCGGCCTGATGGGCGCCAGCGACGAGACCTGTGGAGCGTGCGGCCCGGTGGCCGTCGAGGACCAGGCCTGGGGCACCGTCAAGTCCATGTTCCGCTAG
- a CDS encoding NUDIX domain-containing protein: GETSEETALNEAWEEAGLRGDIVGEPVGTYVYSKWNGTFAVEIHLMEVTGQDATWPEDHIRERHWVKPEVARRRMLGRTFEKPVRDALLRLLGDGGD; encoded by the coding sequence GGCGAGACCTCGGAGGAGACGGCCCTGAACGAGGCCTGGGAAGAAGCCGGGTTGCGCGGCGACATCGTCGGCGAGCCGGTGGGCACCTACGTGTACTCCAAGTGGAACGGCACCTTCGCCGTCGAGATCCACCTCATGGAGGTCACCGGCCAGGACGCCACCTGGCCCGAGGACCACATCCGGGAGCGGCATTGGGTGAAGCCCGAGGTCGCCCGCCGGCGCATGCTGGGGCGAACCTTCGAGAAGCCGGTGCGCGACGCCCTGCTGCGGCTCCTCGGAGACGGTGGCGACTAG
- a CDS encoding pyruvate ferredoxin oxidoreductase (catalyzes the formation of acetyl-CoA from pyruvate and coenzyme A), protein MATTLKQLTQNEDLLCGGHRACAGCTGSNILRQIMLTAGKDTVVGGATGCMEVVTTIFPYTAWKTSFIHSAFENCAATVSGVETAFRALKKAGELPVEREKMNFIAFGGDGGTYDIGLQSLSGAMERGHNMVYVCYDNNAYMNTGIQRSSATPVGAHTSTAPAGSESSGKTQLRKDLTKILVAHNIPYVAQTTPYHWKDLATKVEKALAVDGPAFLNILMPCTVGWHFDPALGIDLAREAVECNYWPLFEVENGKYKINARPKDKMPIADWMKKQGRFKHLFRPGNEHVLEFTQQWVDEEWEKLVRMEESTNV, encoded by the coding sequence ATGGCAACGACCCTGAAGCAGTTGACCCAGAACGAAGACCTCCTCTGCGGAGGCCACCGCGCGTGCGCGGGCTGCACCGGCTCGAACATCCTGCGGCAGATCATGCTGACCGCGGGCAAGGACACCGTCGTCGGCGGCGCCACGGGCTGCATGGAGGTGGTCACGACCATCTTCCCGTACACGGCGTGGAAGACCTCGTTCATCCACAGCGCGTTCGAGAACTGTGCGGCCACCGTCAGCGGCGTCGAGACGGCCTTCCGGGCCCTGAAGAAGGCCGGCGAGCTGCCGGTCGAACGCGAGAAGATGAACTTCATCGCCTTCGGCGGCGACGGCGGCACGTACGACATCGGCCTGCAGTCCCTGTCCGGCGCCATGGAGCGCGGGCACAACATGGTGTACGTGTGCTACGACAACAACGCGTACATGAACACCGGCATCCAGCGTTCGAGCGCGACGCCCGTGGGCGCCCACACCTCGACCGCGCCGGCGGGCTCCGAGAGTTCGGGCAAGACCCAGCTCCGCAAGGACCTGACGAAGATCCTGGTCGCCCACAACATCCCGTACGTGGCCCAGACGACGCCGTACCACTGGAAGGACCTCGCCACCAAGGTGGAGAAGGCCCTGGCGGTGGACGGTCCGGCCTTCCTGAACATCCTGATGCCCTGCACGGTGGGTTGGCACTTCGACCCGGCCCTAGGCATCGACCTCGCGCGCGAGGCGGTCGAGTGCAACTACTGGCCGCTGTTCGAGGTGGAGAACGGGAAGTACAAGATCAACGCCCGGCCCAAGGACAAGATGCCCATCGCCGACTGGATGAAGAAGCAGGGCCGCTTCAAGCACCTGTTCCGTCCCGGCAACGAGCACGTCCTCGAGTTCACCCAGCAGTGGGTGGACGAGGAATGGGAGAAGCTGGTGCGGATGGAGGAGAGCACGAACGTGTAG
- the porA gene encoding pyruvate ferredoxin oxidoreductase: MEQKLVALSGNEAVAYAFKQARPHVAAAFPITPQTEMMHKYAEFVANGESQTEMILVESEHSAMSAAVGSAAAGARTFTATSSAGFALMWEVVYIAASLRLPICMALVNRALSGNINIHCDHSDSMGGRDAGWIHLFAENAQEAYDNAVMSWRIAEHMDVRLPVMVNYDGFIISHTADSLKILPDDVAYKFIGKYKHAYTLLDPENPITVGPLDLTDYYFEHKASQLAAYPKAMQVIEQVSREFGDLTGRHYGFAEEYMLDDAEMVMVLLGSSAGTAKDVIDEYREKGVKVGLLKLRTFRPFPVDYVAEKLAGRKAVCVLDRSASFGGQGGPLFMEVRSAMYGLQVPVHGYIYGLGGRDFDLRQVETVIQDLQKVAAGGEMNQINLLGIRS; encoded by the coding sequence ATGGAACAGAAACTCGTGGCACTGTCCGGCAACGAGGCCGTCGCCTACGCTTTCAAGCAGGCCAGGCCCCACGTCGCCGCGGCGTTCCCGATCACGCCCCAGACCGAGATGATGCACAAGTACGCCGAGTTCGTCGCCAACGGCGAATCGCAGACCGAGATGATCCTCGTCGAGAGCGAGCACTCGGCCATGAGCGCCGCGGTCGGTTCGGCCGCCGCCGGCGCCCGCACCTTCACCGCCACCAGCAGCGCCGGCTTCGCCCTCATGTGGGAGGTCGTCTACATCGCGGCCTCGCTGCGGCTGCCGATCTGCATGGCCCTGGTGAACCGCGCCCTGTCGGGCAACATCAACATCCACTGCGACCACTCCGACAGCATGGGCGGCCGCGACGCCGGCTGGATCCACCTGTTCGCCGAGAACGCCCAGGAGGCCTACGACAACGCGGTCATGTCCTGGCGCATCGCCGAGCACATGGACGTCCGCCTGCCGGTGATGGTGAACTACGACGGCTTCATCATCAGCCACACGGCCGATTCGCTGAAGATCCTGCCCGACGACGTGGCCTACAAGTTCATCGGCAAGTACAAGCACGCCTACACGCTGCTCGACCCCGAGAACCCGATCACCGTCGGCCCCCTCGACCTGACCGACTACTACTTCGAGCACAAGGCCAGCCAGCTGGCCGCGTACCCGAAGGCCATGCAGGTCATCGAGCAGGTGAGCCGGGAGTTCGGCGACCTCACCGGCCGCCACTACGGCTTCGCCGAGGAGTACATGCTGGACGACGCCGAGATGGTCATGGTCCTGCTGGGCAGCAGCGCCGGCACGGCCAAGGACGTCATCGACGAGTACCGCGAGAAGGGCGTCAAGGTGGGCCTGCTGAAGCTGCGCACCTTCCGGCCGTTCCCGGTCGACTACGTGGCGGAGAAGCTGGCCGGCCGCAAGGCCGTCTGCGTGCTCGACCGCTCGGCCAGCTTCGGCGGCCAGGGCGGCCCGCTGTTCATGGAGGTCCGCAGCGCCATGTACGGCCTGCAGGTCCCCGTGCACGGCTACATCTACGGCCTCGGCGGACGCGACTTCGACCTCAGGCAGGTCGAGACCGTGATCCAGGACCTGCAGAAGGTCGCCGCCGGCGGCGAAATGAACCAGATCAACCTGCTGGGCATCCGGTCCTAG